In Bradyrhizobium sp. CCBAU 051011, the following are encoded in one genomic region:
- a CDS encoding sugar-binding transcriptional regulator: MLIRGPQAASNEGEAGDGRAEAALVAKICWYYFREGQTQDAIAQRLKMTRKRVNRILGDARESGFVQITIADPAGLRTELEEELIRKFNLRHAIVVPVPMGGTDVRSFVGAAAARYVAECLPPSGSLGITWGGTINAAAQNLPQRSGDGTRVVLMSGGLAESAPINPYDNATMIARALGARCYYLTAPMFAETAELKDILVASEPVRTVLAMVPSLDVALLSAIDLSEQSKALEYEVISRETWASLLEAGAVGDICGHYLDSSGKPLRHPLVQRTINPPIEHVLQIRHRILAAGGEHKVPIIRAGLLAGFCQVLVTDEAAASKLLD, encoded by the coding sequence GTGTTGATTCGAGGCCCGCAAGCGGCATCAAACGAAGGCGAAGCCGGGGATGGTCGAGCCGAGGCCGCGTTGGTGGCCAAAATCTGCTGGTACTATTTCAGGGAAGGTCAAACCCAGGACGCGATCGCGCAGCGGCTGAAGATGACCCGCAAGCGCGTCAACCGGATCCTTGGTGACGCCCGGGAAAGCGGCTTCGTTCAAATCACGATCGCCGACCCGGCGGGCCTACGCACCGAGCTTGAAGAAGAGCTCATCCGCAAATTCAATCTACGTCACGCGATCGTGGTCCCGGTCCCCATGGGCGGCACCGACGTGCGTTCTTTCGTCGGCGCCGCCGCTGCGCGATACGTCGCCGAGTGCCTTCCGCCGTCGGGGTCGCTGGGAATCACCTGGGGAGGCACCATCAATGCCGCGGCCCAAAACCTGCCGCAGCGATCTGGAGACGGCACCCGCGTGGTGCTGATGTCCGGCGGGTTGGCCGAAAGCGCGCCGATCAATCCATATGACAATGCGACCATGATCGCCCGGGCGCTCGGCGCGCGATGCTATTATCTGACCGCGCCAATGTTCGCCGAGACTGCCGAGTTGAAGGACATCCTCGTCGCCAGTGAGCCCGTACGCACCGTGCTCGCCATGGTGCCCTCCCTCGACGTGGCGCTGTTGAGCGCGATTGACCTTTCCGAGCAATCGAAGGCGCTCGAATACGAGGTCATTTCTCGGGAAACCTGGGCTTCGTTGCTTGAAGCGGGCGCCGTCGGCGATATCTGCGGTCACTACCTCGATTCGTCAGGCAAGCCGCTGCGTCACCCCCTGGTGCAGCGGACGATCAATCCGCCGATCGAGCATGTGCTCCAGATCAGGCATCGGATTCTCGCGGCCGGCGGCGAGCACAAGGTCCCCATTATTCGCGCCGGCCTGTTGGCTGGCTTCTGCCAGGTCCTGGTCACCGACGAAGCGGCCGCGTCCAAACTGCTGGATTGA
- the phnA gene encoding phosphonoacetate hydrolase — protein sequence MNKPDRILTATYRAERPPVSVNGRTYAWPKHPAVVICFDGCDPAYIEAASAAGAIPAIDRMRREGFAASALAAMPTFTNPNNVSIVCGVPPAVHGVSGNFYLDRDTGAEIMMVDATPVRAPTILAAFSQAGAMVAAVTAKDKLRKALGHGLDGIAFSAEKADEATDAENGISAIGALVGRGAPDQYSADLSLFVLDAGIRLLETRRPDLIYLSLSDYVQHKHAPDAPEAIAFMRAVDQRLACMIALGACLGIVADHGMNDMAHQSGEPNVVYLGDLLDAAFGVGATRVICPITDPFVRHHGALGGFVRVHLQRTDPSATAVLNFIRQIPGVCMAASREEACLRFELPEDREGDIAVVARSGVALGAHASDHDISQLSGKRLRSHGGLAEQVVPFILSHPLKAGRVEGGAGKSLRNYDVFSVLLNEVKV from the coding sequence ATGAACAAACCTGATCGAATCCTGACCGCCACCTATCGCGCGGAGAGACCTCCGGTGAGCGTAAACGGCCGCACCTATGCGTGGCCGAAACATCCGGCTGTGGTCATCTGTTTCGATGGCTGCGATCCTGCCTATATCGAGGCTGCCAGCGCCGCTGGCGCCATCCCTGCCATCGACCGGATGCGGCGCGAAGGTTTTGCCGCCTCCGCGCTCGCGGCAATGCCGACATTCACCAACCCCAATAACGTGTCCATCGTCTGCGGTGTGCCGCCCGCGGTTCACGGCGTCTCCGGCAATTTCTATCTCGACCGCGACACCGGCGCGGAAATCATGATGGTGGACGCTACCCCTGTGCGGGCGCCGACCATTCTGGCAGCGTTCTCGCAAGCAGGTGCCATGGTTGCCGCCGTTACCGCCAAGGACAAGCTGCGCAAGGCGCTCGGTCATGGGCTCGACGGTATCGCTTTCTCGGCCGAGAAGGCCGACGAGGCGACCGATGCGGAGAACGGCATCTCCGCCATCGGTGCGCTGGTGGGGCGGGGAGCGCCAGACCAGTATTCCGCCGATCTTTCCTTGTTCGTGCTCGATGCCGGAATTCGGCTGCTTGAAACCCGCCGGCCGGACCTGATTTATCTGTCGCTTTCCGATTATGTGCAGCACAAGCATGCGCCGGATGCGCCCGAAGCGATCGCCTTCATGCGCGCGGTGGACCAGCGGCTCGCCTGCATGATTGCGCTCGGCGCCTGCCTCGGGATCGTCGCCGACCATGGCATGAACGACATGGCCCACCAGAGCGGCGAGCCGAACGTCGTCTATCTCGGCGACCTCCTGGATGCCGCCTTCGGCGTGGGCGCAACGCGTGTCATCTGCCCGATCACCGATCCCTTCGTGCGTCACCATGGCGCGCTGGGCGGCTTTGTCCGTGTCCATCTGCAACGGACGGACCCTTCCGCCACCGCGGTGTTGAACTTCATTCGGCAGATTCCCGGTGTCTGCATGGCCGCTTCGCGTGAGGAGGCATGCCTGCGCTTCGAGCTGCCTGAAGATCGCGAAGGCGACATCGCCGTGGTGGCAAGGTCGGGCGTCGCCCTCGGCGCCCACGCAAGCGATCACGACATTTCGCAGCTATCGGGCAAGCGGCTGCGTTCTCATGGCGGGCTCGCCGAACAGGTGGTGCCGTTCATCCTCTCTCACCCGCTGAAGGCCGGACGGGTTGAGGGCGGGGCAGGGAAATCGCTCCGCAACTACGATGTCTTTTCGGTTCTACTCAACGAAGTGAAAGTCTGA